The genomic region GAAAGGAGGGAGCAACTTGGTCACTCACTTCTGCGGTTCCGAGTGGGGTGGATCCCCCCCCCGCCCCCCTTGGAAAGGGGGGTGCTGGAGGATTCTCTCCAAGGGGTGAGTTCAAATTCACTCCCTCTAAGCCCCCCTTATTAAGGGGGGTTGGGGGGATTTCTCCCGCCCCCCTTGGAAAGGGGGGTGCTGGAGGATTCTCTCCAAGGGGTGAGTTCAAATTCACCCCTTCTAAGCCCCCCTTATTAAGGGGGGTTGGGGGGATTTCTCCCGCCCCCCTTGGAAAGGAGGGAGCAACTTGGTCACTCACTTCTGCGGTTCCGAGTGGGGTGGATCCCCCCCCCGCCCCCCTTGGAAAGGGGGGTGCTGGAGGATTCTCTCCAAGGGGTGAGTTCAAATTCCCCCTCTCTAAGCCCCCCTTATTAAGGGGGGTTGGGGGGATTTCTCCCGCCCCCCTTGGAAAGGAGGGAGCAACTTGGTCACTCACTTCTGCGGTTCCGAGTGGGGTGGATCCCCCCCCCGCCCCCCTTGGAAAGGGGGGTGCTGGAGGATTCTCTCCAGGGGGTGAGTTCAAATTCACCCCTTCTAAGCCCCCCTTATTAAGGGGGGTTGGGGGGATTTCTCCCGCCCCCCTTGGAAAGGAGGGAGCAACTTGGTCACTCACTTCTGCGGTTCCGAGTGGGGTGTATCCCCCCCCCGCCCCCCTTGGAAAGGGGGGTGCTGGAGGATTTTCTCCAGGGGGTGAGTTCAAATTCACTCCCTCTAAGCCCCCCTTATTAAGGGGGGTTGGGGGGATTTCTCCCGCCCCCCTTGGAAAGGAGGGAGCAACTTGGTCACTCACTTCTGCGGTTCCGAGTGGGGTGTATCCCCCCCCCGCCCCCCTTGGAAAGGGGGGTGCTGGAGGATTTTCTCCAAGGGGTGAGTTCAAATTCACTCCCTCTAAGCCCCCCTTATTAAGGGGGGTTGGGGGGATTTCTCCCCCCAGCAACTGCCGCATTTGCGACCAGTCCAGTTCGGTCACCGCGTCGGCCCTACCGTAGAATAACCAAGACAAACAGGCATTTTTCCCCGCCTCCGCGACGGCGAAGGCGCGCCCGACCTCACCCCGTCGCACGCACAGATCCACCGTTAACTGCTTAAAATCGGCAAACTGGAGGGCGAGTTGGCGTTGCTTCCCGGGACTGGGGCAACAGTCCACCAAACGGCGCACCAGATCGGTTCCCCGCCGTTGCAACTCCTGGGCCTGTTCGATTTCGTCGAAGCTCAGCAATAGGCGAATCAAGGGGCGTAAAACTTCTAAATGTCTTTCGGGATAGGCGGTTTCCGTAAGGGTTTCGAGGGCGAGATTGTAATGTTCGAATGCAGTTCTTCTATCCGGATCGCGGTTGGTGGCTTTTCGGCGCGATCGAAGGTCATAGAGATTGCCGATCGCAAAATGTAAAGTACCCCACCCTTCCGGATGGGTGTCTTTCTGGCAATACTTCAACCCTTCTCGGTAAGTGAGCAATGCCCCTTCAAACCCTCTCTGGTTCAAATCTGGGTTGAGGAGAGCGAGGTCAGAGGGCAAATAGGGAGAATTTCGTCTGTCTACCTGGTTTGCAGCCTGACCCCGCATAGCCCAAGCTTCCCACTTATCGCGTTTGAGGATTAAGGCTGCATCATATGAGGCGATCGCCTCCTCATATTGTCCTAAGTTATCCTGCGCTGCCCCTCGGTTGTTATAAGCCTCGGGGTAATCCGGTCGGAGGCGGATGGCTTCGTTGTATGAGGCGATCGCCTCCTCATATTGTCCTAAGTTATCCTGCGCTGCCCCTCGGTTGTTATAAGCCTCGGGGTAATCCGGTCGGAGGCGGATGGCTTCGTTGTATGAGGCGATCGCCTCCTCATATTGTCCTAAGTTACCCTGCGCATTCCCTCGGTTGAAATAAGCCTCGGGGTAATCCCGTCGGAGGCGGATGGCTTCGTTGTATGAGGCGATCGCCTCCTCATATTGTCCTAAGTTACGCTGCGCTGCCCCTCGGTTGTTATAAGCCTCGGGGAAATCCGGTCGGAGGCGGATGGCTTCGTTGTATGAGGCGATCGCCTCCTCATATTGTCCTAAGTTATCCTGCGCTGCCCCTCGGTTGTTATAAGCCTCGGGGTAATCCGGTCGGAGGCGGATGGCTTCGTTGTATGAGGCGATCGCCTCCTCATATTGTCCTAAGTTACGCTGCGCTGCCCCTCGGTTGTTATAAGCCTCGGGGAAATCCGGTCGGAGGCGGATGGCTTCGTTGTATGAGGCGATCGCCTCCTCATATTGTCCTAAGTTACGCTGCGCTATCCCTCGGTTGTTATAAGCCTCGGGGTAATCCGGTCGGAGGCGGATGGCTTCGTTGTATGAGGCGATCGCCTCCTCATATTGTCCTAAGTTACGCTGCGCTATCCCTCGGTTGTTATAAGCCTCGGGGTAATCCGGTCGGAGGCGGATGGCTTCGTTGTATGAGGCGATCGCCTCCTCATATTGTCCTAAGTTACGCTGCGCTGCCCCTCGGTCGTTATAAGCCTCGGGGAAATCCGGTCGGAGGCGGATGGCTTCGTTGTATGAGGCGATCGCCTCCTCATATTGTCCTAAGTTATCCTGCGCTGCCCCTCGCAGGGCATAAGCCTCGGGGTAATCCGGTCGGAGGCGGATGGCTTCGTTGCATGAGGCGATCGCCTCCTCATATTGTCCTAAGTTATCCTGCGCTGCCCCTCGCAGGGCATAAGCCTCGGGGTAATCCGGTCGGAGGCGGATGGCTTCGTTGAATGAGGCGATCGCCTCCTCATATTGTCCTAAGATATGCTGCATACCCCCTCGGTTGTAATAAGCCTCGGGGTAATCCGGTCGGAGGCGGATGGCTTCGTTGCATGAGGCGATCGCCTCCTCATATTGTCCTAAGTTAAACTGCTCCTTCCCTCGCTCAAACCACACCTGAGCCTCATCTTTCTCCTTCTCCCCCGCTTCTGAAACCTTCTCCTCCGGTTCTGCAACCTTCTCCCCCGGTTCTGCAACCTTCTCCCCCGGTTCTGCAACCTTCTCCCCCGGTTCTGAAACCTGGGCTAACACTTCCCTACCAATTTTCGCGGCAAGTGCGCCCCATTCCTCCCCATAAAGTTCGCCAAACTGCACCATCCGCCGTGCTAGTTCTTGATGCTGGGTGGGATTGTCCGACAAGCGATTGGCGAAACCTTCCAACCAAGTCGTCCACTGCGAGGGTGCAATTCCTTTGGCGATGAGGAACCCCTTCATCTGTCCGCGACTGGCCCCCTGTTCCATCCAATCGAGCAAATGTAGAAATGTAGACTCCAATTCCGTCGCCGAGAAAGACGGACGCGGTGGTGAGGGCGGCGGAGTCGGGGTCGGTTTGTGCCACCATTGCCGCAGTCGGCGATAGAGTCCGGTCAGCCAGCGCCACAGTCGATGCAACATAGAGCTTTTCCTCTGCTATGCAGGACATTGAGACCCCCCTAAATCCCCCTTGGGACTTTCCTCGTTCTCCCCGCCATCCTCCCAACCATCCCCCCAACCCCCCTTTGAAAGGGGGGCGAAGGGGGAATAGGGGGCGGAGGGGGGATCGGCACCGTACCTCATCAGACGCCCAAGTGCTGTATTTATTTTATAAACCGTCTGTGAATAGCGCCAATAGATAAGGAGGCCGATGGATGCCGATTTTTACCGAAATCATACTATGGGAAGGATACGGCAGTGCCGTGTCCTTACAGGCGATCGCCCCAATCGGTTTCGGGACGCAGAACGGGGGGTTTAATATCGCCGAGTCGTTGACCGCGTTCTAAAGCATATTCGATATACTTCTCCATCGGGCGGGAGACGCAACGGGCGACAGGGGGCGCGAGTTGACCCAGTTGGCGGGCGTAACGATATTGGGGATTGGTTTGTAAGGCCCGGTCTAAGTCCCGGGCGAGGTCTGCGGCCCGATCGCCCGCCGCCTCGTCCAGAAACAGAATATAATGAGGGCGATCGCGCAAGCACGGGGTCAGCATGGCGAAACCGCCAGGATGCAGGGGCTGCAGTTGCGCCCAGACGAAGGCTTCGGTCAATTTTTCCCCACACAAGTCGCTGACCAGTCCCGCCCGTCCGATAAATTCCAGTTGGGGCGTTTGTCCGTACCATCCCGTCACTCGCACTCGATCGCCCAAGTCGTAGCGATACAAACCGCCATCGGTGGTGACGACGACTCGATAGACCCCGCCACTTTCGACCTCGTGGACGAGGCGCGATCGCCCGTCCTCGCCGATAAATTCGTAAAAGCCGCTCTCTACGGCCAATACGGGCGACGGACACCCGGCGATCGGGATCGTCACTGCTGCCTCGGTTGCCAGCAACCCTTTTCCCTGGATCCACACGTGAGGAAAAGCCCCTTGCAAGGAACGCACAAAAGCGGCGGCACTGGCATCGGTCCAACAGCTAATCGTATCCAACTGCGGCCACAACTGGCGGGTATCGATCGCCCCGGAGGCGAGCGATCGTGACACTAAGTGAGCGCGCTCCGGGTTCGGCGGCAGGGGCGGTAACCCGGGAACGGTGGTTCCCCGCGCCAAATCGCGCACCAGGCGATCGCCGTTTCCCTCGATTTCGGCGAGCAATTCCAGCAAAAACGTGGGACTCCACACGGAAATTAAGGCCAATTGGGGCGACGCCAGCAAGTATAAAGCCGTGAGATAGCGCCAGCGATCGATCGCGGCGATCGCGGCAATTTGCGGCGGAACGGCGAGCAACTGCACGATGTGAGGGGCGAGGCGATCGCCAAAATAGAGGGCGTCATTGCCCGTCGGAAGGGTCACCGGGCCGACAGTCGGGGATTGGGGGCGGGCGATCGGCGAAATCGCCCAATAGGTCGGACCGCAGGCGATTCCCGGGCGATGTGCGAGCAAATTGGCCAACCAGGGAAACAGCGCCCTCTGAAACGCCGCCAAACTCCCTCGGGTGTAGGGAATCAGCTTACTCCCGGAGGTACTGCCCCCGGTCACTTCAACGGCGATCGCCTCATCGGCGCACAAAACCCCGGTTTCCCCCGCCGCCATCCGAGCGATCGCCTCGGCGAGGTCCTCGTAGGTGTGAATCGGGACGCGATCGCGATAGTCCCGGTCGTCGGCGATCGTCCCAAAGCCGTACCGCCGCCCGATTTCAGTGGTTTGGTTGCGGGTGAGAAGGTCGTGGAGGCGCGATCGTTGCACGGCGATCGCGCGATCGGTTGCGTTCGAGAAATCGACCCAAAACGGATCGCAAGCGTCTCGAATAAATTGCCAGTTTTTCACCTCGTTAAAATTGATACAACTTCACTTAATCTTTGCAACTATAACAGAGTTTTGTTCTCTCAAAATTCAATCTTATGGCAGGAGTTCTTAAACTTAAGATTCACGAAAGTGGGGAAGAACTTAAAAATTTACTCGCCAAACAAAGCACGGCGCGCGGTCGAGAACGGATCCAAGCTTTGTATTTACTGAAAATTGGACAAGTTAAAACCCTCAAAGAATTGGCCATTTTGTTAGGTCGAGATACAGCCACCCTTTATCGCTGGTTTCAAAAATATAAAGCTAAGGGTTTAGACGGGATGTTAGAAGTTAAAAAAGGTCAAGGTCGCAAACCTGCAATTCCCTCAGAAGTGATGGATTCTTTGCGCGATCGCCTCCAAGAACCGAATGGCTTTCAAAGTTACGGCGAAGTCAAAACATGGCTGAAAGAAAAATTCGATATCGATGCGTCTTATAAGGTCGTTCACGAAGCCGTTCGCTACAAATTAAAAGTCAAGCTCAAAACTTCTCGTAAAAGGCGCCGCAAGCGCGATCGAGACGTCCAAAAGCGGGAATAAAGCCCCTCAAAAACGATCGCGTTTTCCAGACGCCCTCCCTCGTCTGAAAAATTGATTCGAGCTAAAAATAGGAGCAATAGCGGGCGATCGCCCGTTTAAAAAACCGACGTTTTTAAGTACGGATCTGCCGATTTCATTCCTTCAAGAAATCCGCGTTTCGCGTGCGATCGCATATTCTCTTCGGTCAGTTCCATCAAACACACTAACTCGTCGCCGCGATCGTAATTGGGATTGCGTTCTAAAAAGTAACGAACGTCCGGTTTTTGTCGATATCCCGGCTTAATCTCCGCCCAAATTCCGCTTAAATGTCCCCGAGATGCCGGAAATTGAACTAACCCGGTTTCCCGGCGATAGTTGTCGCCAAATTTTAAGATTGCTAAATAATCCATTAAGTCGCGCATCGCATCGGGGGTGGGAGATCTCCAGGTGGGATAAAAAGATTTCGCAAATACGGGTAAATAGCGATAGGTTCGATATCCTTTGACGATTAAAAACCAATAAAGCGGTAACTGAGGCAATTCAGCTTTAATTTGACCCGCCAAGCGACACCACGCCAGGGGTAAGATTTGCTCTCCCCAGTAGGGGCGATCGATAATTGTATCACCGGAAAACAAAGCGCGTCTCGGTTGGTTTTCCCACTCGAAATCAATAATTTCTAGGGTGGTAAATCCTCGCAAGACTTGGGAACGATCTAATAAAAGAATGGCGCAGTGTTTGCGTGCTAAATCTTCCCTAAACAGAGACCAATTGGTGCCGCCGTAGTAGTTTTGATAAAGGTCGTACATTTGCCGACATTGTGCTTCGCAAAAGTCGGATTTGAAAATGACGCGATCGGTAAGTTTATTCATATTCAATGAGAACGAGTTGCGGCATTCTCTAGTTCAAAAAAATGGCAAATTTCAAAAAAAATGGCAGATACATGAAAAAGGGATAGACTTGACGATCGCCCTCCCCCTCTAAAAGGGTAAAATAAAGCTCGCGAGATTCAATTTAAAAGTTGTCAAAATTTGTCAAAATTAACGATTGAACTCGTGATTTTAGGTTCCGTTCTCTCGCCCCGTTTTTACGAAGTCGATCCGAGTTCCGATTCCCGGAATCGGCGCCTAACTTTCCGAGGGGGAAGGAACCCGAATTTTGCGGATCAGTTCGCGAATGACATCGGTTTTCGTCCGTTTGTTGAGATCGCAGTAGGTTTCCAAGCGTTCGAGTTCGACTGCAGGGAGGCGAATGGTTAAAACTTTATCCGATAATCTTTTTTTATTAGACATGATACTTCCAAAAGTAGTACAACTCTATTATGACGAGGGCTTCCACGAGCCGCAATAGCCCGACGCCTCGATGCGCCATCCCACGGCGGCGATCGCTCTCGACCCCATCGAACCCTGGGTGAGTTCAAAAGAGCGCATTTGTAGGCTTCCCGCTTTTATTTCAAAATGTAAAATTAATGTCAATTAACTTTTATTTTTGTAAAGTTTTTCAACTCGATTGACGAGCCCTGGGCGGGTCAAAAGACAATCGACCCCAGCCTTGAATTGTGGGGAGCTAACGGGAATGGGATCCACAAAAGCTAGCTCGTTTGTACCCCGGGAACGATCGCGACACGGCGATCGCACTCCCCGATTGCTACCCGGCATCCGTTCGAGGCGATCGCCGCTTCAACGCTTGACGAGACAAGGATTTCGCAAGGATCGACCCCGCTAAACTCCGAGCGGCGATCGACCCCTTACCACGGCGGCGATCGCAGGGAGGCGATCGAAAAAAACGCCGACAAATTTTGTGTTATAGTTGCATCAGTTAATTTTTCCTTTATGACCATCGCATAATTCAATCAAATGGCAAAGACCTTAAATTTAGATAT from Oxynema aestuarii AP17 harbors:
- a CDS encoding helix-turn-helix domain-containing protein; translated protein: MAGVLKLKIHESGEELKNLLAKQSTARGRERIQALYLLKIGQVKTLKELAILLGRDTATLYRWFQKYKAKGLDGMLEVKKGQGRKPAIPSEVMDSLRDRLQEPNGFQSYGEVKTWLKEKFDIDASYKVVHEAVRYKLKVKLKTSRKRRRKRDRDVQKRE
- a CDS encoding tetratricopeptide repeat protein, whose translation is MLHRLWRWLTGLYRRLRQWWHKPTPTPPPSPPRPSFSATELESTFLHLLDWMEQGASRGQMKGFLIAKGIAPSQWTTWLEGFANRLSDNPTQHQELARRMVQFGELYGEEWGALAAKIGREVLAQVSEPGEKVAEPGEKVAEPGEKVAEPEEKVSEAGEKEKDEAQVWFERGKEQFNLGQYEEAIASCNEAIRLRPDYPEAYYNRGGMQHILGQYEEAIASFNEAIRLRPDYPEAYALRGAAQDNLGQYEEAIASCNEAIRLRPDYPEAYALRGAAQDNLGQYEEAIASYNEAIRLRPDFPEAYNDRGAAQRNLGQYEEAIASYNEAIRLRPDYPEAYNNRGIAQRNLGQYEEAIASYNEAIRLRPDYPEAYNNRGIAQRNLGQYEEAIASYNEAIRLRPDFPEAYNNRGAAQRNLGQYEEAIASYNEAIRLRPDYPEAYNNRGAAQDNLGQYEEAIASYNEAIRLRPDFPEAYNNRGAAQRNLGQYEEAIASYNEAIRLRRDYPEAYFNRGNAQGNLGQYEEAIASYNEAIRLRPDYPEAYNNRGAAQDNLGQYEEAIASYNEAIRLRPDYPEAYNNRGAAQDNLGQYEEAIASYDAALILKRDKWEAWAMRGQAANQVDRRNSPYLPSDLALLNPDLNQRGFEGALLTYREGLKYCQKDTHPEGWGTLHFAIGNLYDLRSRRKATNRDPDRRTAFEHYNLALETLTETAYPERHLEVLRPLIRLLLSFDEIEQAQELQRRGTDLVRRLVDCCPSPGKQRQLALQFADFKQLTVDLCVRRGEVGRAFAVAEAGKNACLSWLFYGRADAVTELDWSQMRQLLGGEIPPTPLNKGGLEGVNLNSPLGENPPAPPFPRGAGGGYTPLGTAEVSDQVAPSFPRGAGEIPPTPLNKGGLEGVNLNSPPGENPPAPPFPRGAGGGYTPLGTAEVSDQVAPSFPRGAGEIPPTPLNKGGLEGVNLNSPPGENPPAPPFPRGAGGGSTPLGTAEVSDQVAPSFPRGAGEIPPTPLNKGGLERGNLNSPLGENPPAPPFPRGAGGGSTPLGTAEVSDQVAPSFPRGAGEIPPTPLNKGGLEGVNLNSPLGENPPAPPFPRGAGEIPPTPLNKGGLEGVNLNSPLGENPPAPPFPRGAGGGSTPLGTAEVSDQVAPSFPRGAGEIPPTPLNKGGLEGVNLNSPLGENPPAPPFPRGAGGGSTPLGTAEVSDQVAPPFPRGAGEIPPTPLNKGGLEGVNLNSPLGENPPAPPFPRGAGEIPPTPLNKGGLEGVNLNSPPGENPPAPPFPRGAGGGSTPLGTAEVSDQVAPSFPRGAGEIPPTPLNKGGLEGVNLNSPLGENPPAPPFPRGAGGGYTAAVYWHWSPYALTTFILKPDRPEPTVLNHNRFQDRSEYTGNLRELEDWMQEWNRTYHRNPKDKKDKTTTQSDSWRKGLKAQLDRLAAIVQIDAILDELEDCREYQHLILIPHKDLHRLPLHGLFVNSDRFPRTCTLTYLPSAAFVRPEAPTPSDASRFDALLSVENPPSLTKTADGSHKTLAPLPAAEVESEIVARLFGRNTRLAGTDATAAALKAALQQPHSAFHFSGHGYYEFSHPIASALCLQGEDRLSVEDILSLDLSAYRLVYLSACETAVSGDETITSEYVGLTGAFARSRVAYIVSTLWSVESLGSTLFSLYFYQELERGHPEPVAFANAQQWLKTVTRDRLGDWYRQQIERFENDPSFPRSLLRNFKSWSSSIATMEETPFADPYYWSAFILCGR
- a CDS encoding GH3 auxin-responsive promoter family protein is translated as MKNWQFIRDACDPFWVDFSNATDRAIAVQRSRLHDLLTRNQTTEIGRRYGFGTIADDRDYRDRVPIHTYEDLAEAIARMAAGETGVLCADEAIAVEVTGGSTSGSKLIPYTRGSLAAFQRALFPWLANLLAHRPGIACGPTYWAISPIARPQSPTVGPVTLPTGNDALYFGDRLAPHIVQLLAVPPQIAAIAAIDRWRYLTALYLLASPQLALISVWSPTFLLELLAEIEGNGDRLVRDLARGTTVPGLPPLPPNPERAHLVSRSLASGAIDTRQLWPQLDTISCWTDASAAAFVRSLQGAFPHVWIQGKGLLATEAAVTIPIAGCPSPVLAVESGFYEFIGEDGRSRLVHEVESGGVYRVVVTTDGGLYRYDLGDRVRVTGWYGQTPQLEFIGRAGLVSDLCGEKLTEAFVWAQLQPLHPGGFAMLTPCLRDRPHYILFLDEAAGDRAADLARDLDRALQTNPQYRYARQLGQLAPPVARCVSRPMEKYIEYALERGQRLGDIKPPVLRPETDWGDRL